A genomic window from Yoonia rosea includes:
- a CDS encoding glycosyltransferase family 2 protein has translation MRVGPRLLLSAFVWKPTSAFVEWLAYHRTLGVTQTMIYIDRRQAGKEPLLDALAAAGVIEIVPVAVDSDIKEEIHNSAIRAARMEAAETGGYGLYLAPDEYFCISDPSQSLPALMQSCGDADVLCAPLQIAGIAPKRPHIPGGLLQHAISLAGAGTQRSVTRLGLFASRTPERPVGPVQGKADLVWVDGDGGVIPAPQSLAGATVTARAGGKASVLKIPAPSVETYLVHQHALPAKQHPSVAVHTARLQALATTTGARWTVDMRLGAAGAEVSALMALPDVAAAQAALCDAETATRENLRDTSPDFQAVIAAMNGEAPAKTTEPSKTVIATDETSIADDDPRPEAGAKLPRWFAEIHTSGDNQGFYTRLKNHAVSYVERNPDRLVVTFDNLSSVNDMSAEREPWAYKFVHDNGFSHLSVMARRKDWFRDPQLIGYLQKLSSDGFFAAFDKVILTGTSMGGFAALAFASLSPGATVISFNPQTTLEEALVPWEERFAMGRARDWSLPHSDCAFEIDDVQKAFVIYDPFFTPDRRHVERLESDKLVLLKTWCSGHYSPVFLRRAGLLKPLMQHAFDDTLTPAVFYDMIRARRALPWYRKALIANLQARGHDALAARVTPAFRKLKREGAE, from the coding sequence ATGAGGGTAGGTCCACGACTGTTGCTCAGCGCCTTCGTATGGAAGCCCACGTCCGCCTTTGTGGAATGGCTGGCCTATCACCGCACGCTCGGTGTGACGCAGACGATGATCTACATTGATCGCAGACAGGCCGGAAAGGAACCGCTTCTTGATGCGCTGGCCGCGGCAGGCGTGATTGAAATCGTGCCCGTTGCCGTTGATTCCGACATCAAGGAAGAAATCCACAATTCGGCAATCCGTGCGGCCCGCATGGAGGCGGCAGAAACCGGCGGTTACGGGCTCTACCTCGCGCCGGACGAGTATTTCTGCATCAGTGATCCGTCACAGAGTCTGCCTGCGCTCATGCAGTCCTGCGGTGATGCAGATGTGCTCTGCGCGCCCCTCCAGATCGCAGGAATTGCGCCGAAACGGCCCCATATTCCGGGTGGGCTTTTGCAACACGCGATATCGCTTGCGGGTGCAGGGACACAGCGCAGTGTGACGCGGCTTGGCCTGTTTGCATCACGCACACCGGAACGGCCTGTCGGACCGGTTCAAGGGAAGGCAGACCTCGTTTGGGTCGATGGTGATGGCGGTGTGATCCCTGCCCCCCAAAGCCTTGCCGGCGCGACCGTTACGGCCCGTGCCGGCGGCAAAGCATCGGTTCTGAAAATTCCCGCGCCATCGGTGGAGACCTATCTGGTCCACCAGCACGCCCTGCCCGCCAAGCAGCACCCCAGTGTCGCGGTTCACACGGCTCGGCTGCAAGCCTTGGCCACGACCACCGGCGCACGCTGGACAGTGGACATGCGTCTGGGTGCAGCAGGCGCGGAAGTCTCTGCACTGATGGCCCTGCCTGATGTTGCAGCGGCACAGGCCGCATTGTGCGACGCGGAAACCGCCACCCGCGAAAACCTGCGAGACACATCGCCTGATTTCCAGGCTGTGATCGCAGCCATGAATGGCGAGGCCCCAGCAAAGACGACAGAGCCATCCAAGACGGTCATCGCAACCGATGAGACCAGCATCGCGGACGATGATCCACGCCCCGAGGCCGGTGCAAAGCTGCCCCGCTGGTTTGCAGAAATCCATACCAGTGGTGACAATCAGGGCTTCTACACCCGTCTGAAAAACCATGCGGTGTCATACGTTGAACGGAACCCAGACCGACTTGTCGTGACATTCGATAATCTGTCCAGCGTCAATGACATGTCAGCCGAGCGCGAGCCATGGGCCTATAAATTCGTTCATGACAATGGTTTTTCGCATCTGTCCGTCATGGCGCGCCGCAAAGACTGGTTCCGCGATCCACAGCTGATTGGCTATCTGCAAAAGCTGTCCTCTGACGGGTTCTTTGCGGCTTTCGACAAGGTGATCCTGACAGGCACTTCCATGGGCGGCTTTGCTGCACTGGCCTTCGCATCACTGTCGCCGGGTGCAACCGTCATCAGCTTTAATCCGCAAACCACGCTGGAAGAGGCCTTGGTGCCTTGGGAGGAACGCTTTGCCATGGGGCGCGCGCGTGACTGGTCCCTGCCCCACAGCGACTGCGCCTTTGAAATCGACGACGTGCAAAAGGCATTTGTCATCTATGACCCGTTCTTTACCCCTGACCGACGGCATGTTGAACGGCTTGAGAGCGACAAGCTGGTCCTTCTCAAGACATGGTGTTCGGGACATTATTCGCCTGTGTTCCTGCGCCGCGCGGGCCTGTTAAAGCCGCTGATGCAGCACGCCTTTGACGATACGCTGACCCCTGCGGTCTTTTACGACATGATCCGCGCACGGCGTGCGTTGCCGTGGTATCGCAAGGCGTTGATCGCAAACCTGCAAGCGCGCGGGCATGATGCGCTTGCGGCGCGCGTCACGCCCGCATTTCGCAAGCTCAAAAGAGAAGGCGCAGAATGA